In a genomic window of Salegentibacter salegens:
- a CDS encoding HTTM domain-containing protein: protein MLNKWLFKQVDNSALIAFRIIFGLLITIEAVGAIFTGWIRRTLIEPDFTFNFIGFEFLQPLPGNGMLYYYGILGLFGIFVMLGFKYRFSIFCYTIIWAGVYLMQKSSYNNHYYLLMLLCGIMFFLPAHRYFSIDAWKKPDFRKIAMPQWVWVVIVLQLWIVYTYAAVAKLYPDWLDGTLPALLMRGKADYWLVGEFLQQDFVRYAITYFGLLFDLLIIPALLWKRTRLPAFILAIFFHLFNSFIFHIGIFPYLSLAFCLFFFPSEKINKYILRNKKPYYDKGELIIPSYKKPLITVLSIWFVIQIALPLRHWFFQDNVLWTEEAHRLSWRMMLRSRSGKTTFKVVEKGKKDTIYVNKARYLSPKQMRSVSSKPDMMWQFAQRLKENYAEKGKDIQVFVKSDISINGRPYEKFIDPKVDLASEKWQHFKHHDWILPSKLD, encoded by the coding sequence ATGCTCAATAAATGGCTTTTTAAGCAGGTAGATAATTCGGCGCTAATTGCTTTCCGAATTATTTTTGGCTTGCTTATTACTATTGAAGCTGTTGGTGCTATTTTTACTGGTTGGATTCGTAGAACTCTCATTGAGCCCGACTTTACTTTTAATTTTATTGGTTTTGAATTCCTGCAACCGCTGCCTGGAAACGGAATGTTGTATTACTACGGAATACTGGGGCTCTTTGGCATTTTTGTAATGCTTGGCTTCAAGTACCGTTTCAGCATTTTTTGTTATACCATAATATGGGCCGGGGTTTACCTGATGCAAAAATCTTCCTATAACAATCATTATTATTTGCTGATGTTGCTATGCGGAATAATGTTTTTCCTTCCCGCACACCGCTATTTTTCTATAGACGCCTGGAAAAAACCAGATTTTAGGAAAATAGCCATGCCGCAATGGGTTTGGGTAGTAATTGTGCTGCAATTATGGATCGTTTATACCTACGCTGCAGTCGCCAAATTATATCCAGATTGGCTAGATGGAACATTACCGGCGCTTCTTATGCGAGGAAAAGCCGATTACTGGCTGGTAGGTGAGTTTCTTCAACAGGATTTTGTTCGTTATGCAATTACTTATTTCGGATTACTATTTGATTTATTAATAATTCCCGCGCTTTTATGGAAAAGAACGAGATTACCAGCTTTTATCCTCGCTATTTTCTTTCACCTGTTTAATAGTTTTATTTTTCATATCGGTATTTTTCCTTATTTATCACTGGCTTTTTGTCTGTTCTTTTTTCCTTCAGAAAAGATCAATAAATATATACTTCGGAATAAAAAACCTTACTATGATAAAGGTGAACTAATAATCCCTTCCTATAAAAAACCATTGATCACAGTATTATCTATCTGGTTTGTGATTCAAATCGCTCTACCGCTTAGGCACTGGTTTTTTCAGGATAATGTTTTGTGGACAGAAGAAGCGCATCGTCTTAGTTGGCGAATGATGCTGCGTTCTCGTTCAGGAAAAACTACTTTTAAAGTAGTTGAAAAAGGAAAAAAGGATACTATTTATGTAAATAAAGCCCGGTATTTAAGTCCGAAACAAATGCGCTCGGTAAGTTCGAAACCAGATATGATGTGGCAGTTTGCACAGCGACTTAAAGAAAATTATGCCGAAAAAGGCAAGGATATACAGGTCTTTGTAAAATCAGATATAAGCATCAACGGCCGACCTTACGAAAAGTTTATAGATCCAAAAGTTGATCTCGCTTCAGAAAAATGGCAGCATTTTAAACATCACGACTGGATTTTACCTTCAAAATTAGATTGA
- a CDS encoding alpha/beta hydrolase, translating into MKFKLLLVLILFNFSGYAQQKIQIGETRSFHSEILDENRKLEIYLPESYKKGEKTYPVLYLQDSYYNFTHAVGTVEYLVLNQLIPEMIIVGILNTRRIRDLTPVSHGLSEYHINRLPNRGGADNYLNFMEEELKPFVEENYRAAPYNILVGHSLGGLLNTYCFFKKPNLFNAYLTISPSLWYTNNLLDKELDEVLKDHQDIDSKFYMTIANEGGIMLGNNYRLAGKLESYISENKELDLKFKFEPMFEQTHGSLGLPSIFNGLQFIFEDLKFELPENKEAIFAENGSQKMIEEIEDHYAKLSREYGFRISDEGAMNNLGYAFINKEGFEDVAVKVFNLNAENHPDSFNAYSNLGMAYEKAGNIEEARKYYEKALKMVKATGDPEWEFYQNDLDDLNAQEKEESLNTD; encoded by the coding sequence ATGAAATTTAAATTATTACTTGTCTTAATTTTATTTAATTTTTCAGGTTACGCTCAGCAGAAAATTCAAATAGGAGAAACTCGAAGTTTTCATTCAGAAATATTAGATGAAAACAGAAAGCTGGAAATTTATTTGCCTGAAAGTTATAAAAAAGGAGAAAAGACCTATCCGGTGTTATATCTCCAGGATAGCTATTACAATTTTACGCACGCTGTTGGAACGGTAGAATATCTTGTTCTCAATCAACTAATTCCCGAAATGATCATAGTTGGAATCTTAAACACCCGGCGAATTCGGGATCTTACTCCTGTATCTCACGGTTTAAGTGAATATCACATAAATAGATTGCCTAATAGGGGAGGAGCCGATAATTATCTCAATTTCATGGAGGAAGAATTAAAACCTTTTGTTGAGGAAAACTATCGTGCGGCGCCCTATAATATTTTAGTTGGGCATTCCTTAGGCGGACTTCTTAATACTTATTGTTTCTTCAAAAAACCCAATCTTTTTAATGCCTACCTAACTATTAGTCCGAGTTTATGGTATACCAATAACTTATTAGATAAAGAATTAGATGAGGTGCTCAAAGACCATCAGGATATAGATTCTAAATTTTATATGACTATAGCCAATGAGGGAGGAATAATGCTCGGAAATAATTATAGACTTGCTGGAAAACTTGAATCTTATATTTCAGAAAATAAAGAACTTGATCTAAAGTTTAAATTTGAGCCTATGTTTGAGCAAACTCACGGCAGTCTTGGATTGCCGTCAATTTTTAATGGGCTTCAATTTATATTTGAAGATTTAAAATTTGAATTGCCAGAGAATAAAGAAGCGATTTTTGCAGAAAATGGTTCGCAAAAAATGATTGAAGAAATCGAGGATCATTATGCTAAACTTTCCAGGGAATACGGTTTCAGAATTAGTGACGAGGGGGCAATGAACAATTTGGGATACGCTTTCATTAATAAAGAAGGTTTTGAGGATGTGGCTGTGAAGGTCTTCAACTTAAATGCTGAAAATCACCCCGATTCATTTAATGCCTATTCAAATTTGGGAATGGCTTACGAGAAAGCTGGGAACATTGAGGAAGCTAGAAAATATTATGAGAAAGCATTAAAAATGGTAAAAGCCACCGGTGATCCCGAATGGGAATTTTACCAAAACGATCTTGATGATCTAAATGCACAAGAAAAAGAGGAAAGTTTAAATACAGATTAG
- the serS gene encoding serine--tRNA ligase, whose amino-acid sequence MLQVNHIRENKQEFIDALKKRNFEAESILEEVLQLDEKRRATQVKLDDILAESNRLSKQIGMMFKNGEHQKANLIKEKTGNLKEDSKALSEELAETVGKLETLLYTIPNVPHESVPAGTSEEDNEEIFKEGDVPVLADGSLPHWELAKKYDIIDFELGNKVTGAGFPVYKGKGARLQRALITYFLDKAIDAGYTEYQLPLMINEASGLGTGQLPDKEGQMYHITADDLYMIPTAEVPMTNMYRDRLLIDKDFPIACTGYTPCFRREAGSYGAHVRGLNRLHQFDKVELVRIEKPEDSYAALDKMVAHIKDILVDLKLPYRILRLCGGDLGFTAALTYDFEVFSTAQDRWLEISSVSNFETFQANRLKLRHKNKEGKKELVHTLNGSALALPRVLAGILENYQTEEGIKVPEVLVPYTGFSLID is encoded by the coding sequence ATGTTACAGGTTAACCATATCAGGGAAAATAAACAGGAATTCATTGATGCACTCAAAAAAAGAAATTTTGAGGCCGAAAGTATTCTTGAGGAGGTACTGCAGTTAGACGAAAAACGTCGGGCAACCCAGGTGAAACTCGATGATATTTTAGCCGAATCTAACAGGCTCTCTAAACAGATTGGGATGATGTTCAAAAATGGGGAGCATCAAAAAGCCAACCTTATTAAAGAAAAAACAGGGAATTTAAAAGAAGATTCTAAAGCCCTTTCAGAAGAACTTGCTGAAACTGTTGGGAAACTGGAAACCTTGCTTTATACTATTCCTAATGTTCCGCACGAATCTGTGCCTGCGGGAACTTCAGAAGAAGATAACGAGGAGATCTTTAAAGAGGGCGATGTGCCGGTACTTGCAGATGGATCACTACCTCACTGGGAACTTGCCAAAAAATATGATATTATAGACTTTGAGTTAGGAAATAAAGTCACCGGCGCTGGATTTCCGGTTTATAAAGGAAAAGGAGCCAGGTTGCAACGTGCTTTAATTACTTACTTTTTAGATAAAGCTATTGATGCCGGTTATACCGAATATCAATTACCCCTAATGATCAACGAAGCTTCCGGGTTGGGAACAGGACAATTACCCGATAAAGAAGGGCAAATGTACCATATCACAGCCGATGATCTTTATATGATCCCAACCGCTGAGGTACCAATGACAAATATGTATCGGGATCGGTTGCTTATCGATAAAGATTTCCCAATTGCCTGTACAGGTTATACCCCTTGTTTTAGAAGGGAAGCTGGTTCTTATGGTGCCCACGTGCGCGGACTTAACCGATTACACCAATTCGACAAAGTAGAATTGGTAAGAATAGAAAAGCCTGAAGATTCTTACGCGGCTTTAGATAAAATGGTAGCCCATATAAAAGATATTTTAGTAGACCTTAAATTGCCTTATAGAATTCTAAGACTTTGCGGCGGTGATCTTGGGTTTACAGCAGCGCTTACCTACGATTTCGAGGTGTTTTCTACCGCGCAAGATCGTTGGTTGGAGATTAGCTCGGTTTCAAACTTTGAGACTTTCCAGGCAAACAGGCTCAAATTACGCCATAAGAATAAAGAAGGAAAAAAGGAATTAGTGCACACACTTAACGGAAGTGCTTTGGCCTTACCTCGTGTACTTGCAGGAATCCTGGAGAACTATCAAACCGAAGAAGGAATTAAAGTTCCCGAGGTTTTGGTGCCTTATACCGGTTTTAGTCTAATAGATTAA
- a CDS encoding tetratricopeptide repeat protein — MRMALFFLVFICSISGALAQSEVLARNFFDQGEFEKALKTYEKLVAENPQNTSYFFGLVQSYQQLENFEKSEELLRQKLNNSANNPTLLIELGHNYELQGNDERAQKFYAEALSAVDSRPNYAYSIARTFQKYSLLKNAAETYEKAMELNNELNYNLQLARIYGEQGKTEEMFKNYLELIEANPDFFSIANREFGKYISSDSSTEANTVFRRLLLTKLQQNPSLLYNEMLSWLFIQEQEFLRAFAQEKAIYRRSDKSLQNILNLAVMAREAEDFEAAIEIVNYVIEEAPSENIVLQGNQFLLKMRLENDDEKKYSEVEKRYSELLEQFGTGLSTLNLQIDFANFLAFKQGKQEEAIALLKNLSGQANRDFDIAIIKLALADILVLQEKFNEALIYYSQVQNLVKNDQISQNARFKVAKTSYFKGDFKWAKQQLNVLKSSTSQLIANDAMELSLLIEDNSIEDSTQTALKKYARADLLAFQEKNAQAIELLGEILNLHKGEKIEDEALLKQARLFEETEQFTAAENNYLAIIENFNTDILADNAHYYLAELYASELENIEKAKEYYEQIIFNFADSIYFVDSRKKYRELRGDYEETP; from the coding sequence ATGCGCATGGCCTTATTTTTTCTGGTTTTTATTTGCTCCATTTCGGGTGCACTGGCGCAATCTGAAGTGTTGGCACGTAATTTTTTTGATCAGGGGGAATTTGAAAAAGCGCTTAAAACCTACGAAAAGCTAGTAGCGGAAAATCCGCAGAATACTTCCTATTTTTTCGGCCTGGTACAAAGTTATCAGCAACTTGAAAACTTTGAAAAATCTGAAGAATTGCTTCGACAGAAATTGAATAATTCGGCCAACAATCCTACCCTTTTAATTGAACTTGGTCATAATTATGAACTTCAGGGAAATGATGAAAGAGCTCAGAAATTCTATGCCGAAGCGCTTAGTGCTGTAGACTCACGCCCAAATTATGCCTACTCCATAGCAAGGACTTTCCAAAAATATAGCCTTTTAAAAAACGCTGCAGAAACCTACGAAAAGGCGATGGAGCTGAATAACGAGCTTAACTATAATTTACAACTCGCTAGAATTTACGGGGAACAGGGTAAAACCGAAGAAATGTTTAAAAATTACCTGGAATTGATTGAAGCGAATCCAGATTTCTTCTCTATTGCCAACCGTGAATTTGGTAAATATATTTCTTCAGATTCTTCTACTGAAGCCAATACGGTTTTTAGAAGATTATTACTTACGAAACTTCAGCAAAATCCCAGTTTACTTTATAATGAAATGCTAAGCTGGCTTTTTATCCAGGAACAGGAATTTTTAAGGGCATTTGCCCAGGAAAAAGCTATTTATAGAAGAAGCGACAAAAGTTTGCAAAACATTTTAAATCTGGCGGTAATGGCCCGAGAGGCTGAAGATTTTGAGGCAGCAATTGAAATTGTAAATTATGTGATAGAAGAAGCACCTTCAGAAAATATAGTGCTGCAGGGAAATCAGTTCTTATTAAAAATGCGTCTGGAAAATGACGATGAAAAAAAATATTCCGAAGTAGAAAAAAGATATTCTGAATTACTAGAGCAATTTGGAACCGGACTTAGCACGCTAAATTTACAAATTGATTTTGCCAATTTCCTGGCTTTTAAACAGGGTAAGCAAGAAGAAGCCATTGCCTTATTAAAAAATCTTTCAGGACAGGCTAATCGGGATTTTGACATAGCGATTATAAAACTTGCGCTGGCCGATATTTTGGTGCTTCAGGAGAAATTTAACGAAGCGCTTATTTATTATTCCCAGGTTCAAAACCTGGTAAAAAACGATCAGATTTCGCAAAACGCTAGATTTAAAGTTGCTAAAACCAGTTATTTTAAAGGAGATTTTAAATGGGCAAAGCAACAATTAAATGTGTTGAAATCTTCTACTTCCCAGCTTATCGCCAATGATGCGATGGAACTTAGTTTGCTTATTGAAGACAACTCTATTGAAGATTCTACCCAAACCGCACTAAAAAAATATGCAAGGGCAGATTTGCTGGCTTTTCAGGAGAAGAATGCTCAAGCTATAGAACTTTTGGGAGAAATATTAAACCTTCATAAAGGGGAGAAAATAGAAGATGAAGCTTTGCTAAAACAAGCCCGACTTTTTGAAGAAACAGAACAATTTACAGCTGCCGAAAATAATTATCTTGCGATTATAGAAAATTTTAATACAGATATTCTCGCTGATAATGCCCATTATTATTTAGCCGAATTATATGCAAGCGAGCTTGAAAACATAGAAAAAGCCAAAGAATATTACGAACAAATAATCTTTAACTTTGCCGACAGTATTTACTTTGTGGATTCCCGCAAAAAATACCGCGAACTAAGAGGAGATTACGAAGAAACGCCTTAA
- a CDS encoding DUF4286 family protein has product MYIYNVTINVEEAIHDEWVKWMREKHIPEMLDTGKFRKALMTRVMVTEAMGGITYSVQYTTENKATLERYYEEDAERLRGKSKAFEGKFVAFRTEMQVISEQ; this is encoded by the coding sequence ATGTATATATATAACGTTACTATAAATGTAGAAGAAGCAATTCACGATGAGTGGGTAAAATGGATGAGGGAAAAACATATACCCGAAATGTTGGACACTGGAAAATTCAGAAAAGCTTTAATGACCCGTGTAATGGTAACTGAAGCTATGGGCGGTATTACTTACTCTGTTCAATATACTACCGAAAATAAAGCTACTTTAGAAAGGTATTACGAAGAAGATGCTGAAAGATTGAGAGGAAAAAGTAAAGCTTTTGAAGGAAAATTCGTGGCTTTTAGAACCGAAATGCAGGTAATTAGCGAGCAGTAG
- the rsmA gene encoding 16S rRNA (adenine(1518)-N(6)/adenine(1519)-N(6))-dimethyltransferase RsmA yields the protein MGKYKKRGKTPQSQDGEVRAKKHLGQHFLTDESVAEQIAETLSYKGYNKVLEIGPGMGVLTKYLLKQDAEVHVIEIDTESVAYLQEHYPQLENRIHQFDFLKYDVGTVFRDEAFAIIGNFPYNISTQIVFKVLELKHQIPEFSGMFQMEVAKRICEKEGNKTYGILSVLVQAFYEAEYLFTVPPSVFNPPPKVDSGVLRLTRKEDFSLPCDEKLFFRVVKTAFQQRRKTMRNSLKSFDLPDNLREDPIFDKRPEQLGFQEFIDLTLKIQPYAISNQ from the coding sequence ATGGGTAAATATAAAAAAAGGGGCAAAACTCCCCAATCACAAGATGGTGAGGTAAGAGCAAAAAAACATCTCGGACAGCATTTTTTAACCGATGAAAGTGTTGCCGAACAAATAGCTGAAACCCTTAGCTACAAAGGCTATAATAAAGTTTTGGAAATTGGCCCGGGAATGGGCGTTTTAACCAAGTATTTACTAAAGCAGGATGCAGAGGTTCACGTTATAGAAATTGATACTGAAAGTGTTGCTTATCTGCAGGAACATTATCCGCAACTGGAAAATAGAATTCATCAATTCGATTTTCTGAAATATGATGTGGGAACTGTTTTTCGGGATGAAGCTTTTGCGATTATTGGTAATTTTCCCTACAATATTTCAACACAAATCGTTTTTAAAGTTTTGGAATTAAAACACCAGATTCCTGAGTTTTCAGGAATGTTTCAAATGGAAGTCGCAAAGCGAATTTGTGAAAAAGAAGGCAATAAAACCTACGGAATTCTTTCTGTATTGGTTCAGGCTTTCTATGAAGCTGAATATTTATTTACCGTTCCGCCTTCAGTATTCAATCCGCCGCCAAAAGTAGATAGCGGTGTATTGCGGTTAACCCGAAAGGAAGATTTTAGCCTGCCTTGTGACGAAAAACTCTTTTTTAGGGTAGTGAAAACAGCATTTCAGCAGCGTAGAAAGACTATGCGCAACAGTTTAAAAAGTTTCGATTTACCCGATAATTTAAGGGAAGATCCTATATTTGACAAACGTCCTGAGCAACTCGGTTTTCAGGAATTTATAGATTTGACCCTTAAAATTCAGCCGTATGCAATTTCAAATCAGTAG
- the mgtE gene encoding magnesium transporter, with protein MQFQISSELIEKLQFLIEQENNEELLLHLEDVHHADIAEILTELSLEEATYLVKLLDSQKTSEALMELEEGVRERILDTLSAKEIAEELEEMDTDDAADIISELSPERQQNVIAELVDEEHADNIVELLRYDEDSAGGLMAKELVKVNENWSVTGCMTEMREQAENVTRVHSIYVVDDKNKLKGRLSLKDLLTAPSHANIQDVYIPQVDYVNVHTEGEEVARVMQKYDLEAIPVVDEMGRLVGRITIDDIVDFIKEEAEKDYQMASGISENVEADDSLLRLTRARLPWLVLGLFGGLGSVYIMKGFEEALEQFPILFFFTPLIAAMAGNVGVQSSAIIVQGLANDNLRGSLLQRLIKEVSLSLINGVALGILVILFGLIVGQDQLVSITIAASLLSVIIVAALVGTFVPIILNKQGIDPAIATGPFITTSNDIFGIFLFFYISKLVLGF; from the coding sequence ATGCAATTTCAAATCAGTAGTGAATTAATAGAAAAATTACAATTTCTCATAGAGCAGGAAAATAATGAGGAATTGCTATTGCACCTTGAAGATGTGCACCACGCTGATATTGCTGAAATTTTAACCGAACTTTCTTTAGAAGAAGCCACTTATCTGGTTAAACTGCTGGATAGCCAAAAAACTTCTGAAGCCTTAATGGAGCTGGAAGAAGGAGTTCGGGAACGTATTTTAGATACCCTTTCGGCCAAAGAGATCGCTGAAGAGTTAGAAGAAATGGATACCGATGATGCCGCCGATATCATTTCTGAACTTTCTCCCGAACGCCAGCAAAATGTTATCGCTGAACTCGTAGACGAGGAGCATGCCGATAATATTGTGGAATTGCTGCGTTACGATGAAGATTCTGCCGGCGGACTTATGGCTAAAGAACTTGTAAAAGTTAACGAGAACTGGAGTGTGACCGGTTGTATGACCGAAATGCGCGAACAAGCCGAAAATGTAACCCGTGTACATTCCATTTATGTCGTTGACGATAAGAACAAATTAAAAGGTAGACTTTCACTAAAAGATTTACTTACTGCGCCCAGCCACGCCAATATTCAGGATGTTTATATTCCGCAGGTAGATTATGTAAATGTACATACCGAAGGCGAAGAAGTTGCCCGGGTAATGCAAAAATATGATTTGGAAGCGATTCCTGTGGTAGATGAAATGGGCCGTTTGGTGGGAAGGATTACCATTGATGATATTGTAGATTTTATAAAAGAAGAAGCCGAAAAAGATTACCAGATGGCTTCCGGTATTTCTGAAAATGTAGAGGCAGATGATAGCCTTTTAAGATTAACCCGGGCACGTTTGCCCTGGTTGGTACTTGGCCTTTTTGGTGGGTTGGGAAGTGTTTATATTATGAAAGGTTTTGAAGAAGCTTTAGAACAATTTCCAATTTTATTCTTTTTTACGCCTTTAATCGCGGCGATGGCAGGAAACGTTGGGGTACAGTCTAGCGCGATTATTGTACAGGGACTTGCAAACGATAATCTTCGTGGTAGTCTATTACAACGTTTAATAAAAGAAGTGAGTCTTAGTTTAATTAATGGAGTTGCGTTAGGAATTCTGGTTATTTTATTTGGGCTTATTGTAGGGCAGGATCAATTGGTGAGTATTACCATCGCAGCATCTTTACTTTCAGTAATAATTGTAGCCGCTTTGGTGGGAACTTTTGTGCCAATTATATTAAACAAACAGGGCATTGACCCTGCGATTGCTACAGGGCCTTTTATTACCACGAGTAATGATATCTTCGGAATTTTCCTCTTTTTTTATATTTCTAAATTAGTGCTTGGTTTTTAA
- a CDS encoding 2-hydroxyacid dehydrogenase: MIILHSDTNHPTLIKQLQDAGHQNIEGFSQSREETLENQHLYDGIVIRSRYTIDREFIDAAPNLKFIARVGAGLENIDVEYAEAHGITLFSAPEGNRNAVGEHSLAMLLSLFNRLNKADREVRDGLWHREENRGLELDGKTVGIIGYGNMGKAFAKKLRGFEVEVICYDIKEVVGDEYVRQVSLEEFREKCDVVSLHTPWTPETDQMINKQFIDAYKKPFWFINTARGKNVVTADLVDALKDGRVLGAGLDVLEYEKSSFESLFSNKKNVSLSIENQIPDAMRELMFLNNVILSPHVAGWTKESHERLASVIAGKIIDKFGKGEGK; encoded by the coding sequence ATGATTATTTTACATTCAGATACCAATCATCCAACTTTAATTAAACAATTACAAGATGCCGGGCATCAAAATATAGAGGGTTTCAGCCAGTCTCGTGAAGAAACGCTGGAAAATCAGCATTTGTACGATGGCATCGTGATTAGAAGCCGCTACACTATAGATCGTGAGTTTATTGATGCTGCACCTAATTTAAAATTTATTGCAAGGGTAGGAGCCGGCCTGGAAAACATAGATGTGGAATATGCCGAAGCCCACGGAATCACTTTATTTTCTGCACCAGAAGGGAATCGAAATGCCGTTGGAGAACATTCCCTGGCAATGCTTCTTTCGCTGTTTAATAGGTTGAACAAAGCCGATAGGGAAGTTCGGGATGGCCTTTGGCACCGTGAAGAAAACCGAGGCCTGGAATTGGACGGGAAAACTGTTGGCATCATTGGCTACGGAAATATGGGAAAAGCCTTCGCTAAAAAATTACGCGGTTTTGAAGTTGAGGTAATTTGCTATGATATTAAGGAAGTTGTAGGCGATGAATACGTTCGCCAGGTATCCTTAGAAGAATTTCGGGAGAAATGTGACGTAGTGAGCTTGCACACACCCTGGACGCCTGAAACCGACCAAATGATCAATAAACAATTTATTGATGCTTATAAAAAGCCATTTTGGTTTATTAATACCGCTCGCGGAAAAAATGTAGTTACCGCAGATCTTGTAGACGCATTAAAAGACGGTCGCGTTCTTGGCGCGGGGCTTGATGTTCTTGAATACGAAAAATCTTCTTTTGAAAGTCTTTTTTCCAACAAAAAGAACGTTTCACTAAGTATAGAAAATCAAATTCCAGATGCTATGCGTGAACTTATGTTTTTGAATAATGTAATTTTAAGTCCGCACGTTGCCGGATGGACTAAAGAATCTCACGAGAGACTGGCAAGCGTAATTGCCGGAAAAATTATTGATAAATTCGGAAAAGGAGAGGGGAAGTAA
- a CDS encoding DUF6428 family protein, whose protein sequence is MKTSELFDLLKQHEQKPLLFEYAPNLLVGANYHITEVKHLKIDSVDCGAGTDAWNETIIQLWESPEEIGKTDFMKTSKALGILDKVGQMKSYDLDAEVKFEYSNANFHTAQLFVTGFAIKNGSLLIKLDINPTDCKAKETCGVAAPAMESANECAPGGGCC, encoded by the coding sequence ATGAAAACATCAGAATTATTCGATTTGCTGAAACAACACGAGCAAAAACCCTTGTTGTTTGAATACGCACCTAATCTGCTGGTTGGTGCAAATTATCATATAACCGAAGTAAAACACCTAAAAATAGATTCGGTAGACTGCGGAGCGGGAACCGATGCCTGGAACGAAACTATTATTCAGCTTTGGGAAAGTCCGGAGGAAATTGGAAAAACTGATTTTATGAAAACTTCTAAAGCTTTGGGTATTTTGGATAAAGTAGGGCAAATGAAATCTTACGATCTGGATGCTGAGGTAAAGTTTGAGTATAGCAATGCTAATTTTCATACCGCTCAATTGTTCGTAACCGGTTTTGCCATTAAAAATGGAAGTTTACTAATAAAATTAGACATAAACCCAACCGACTGTAAAGCGAAGGAAACTTGCGGAGTTGCAGCACCGGCGATGGAAAGTGCTAACGAATGCGCACCCGGTGGCGGTTGCTGCTAA
- a CDS encoding arsenate reductase ArsC, with product MKNVLVLCTGNSCRSQMAQGYLEHFAKEKAEIYSAGIETHGLNKKAVAIMIEDGIDISHHTSNHVDEYKEVDFDFIITVCDHANENCPFIPSKNAVRLHQNFKDPSKVEGSEKEIQEAFKTTRNEIKTWCEKFVNDNL from the coding sequence ATGAAAAACGTACTTGTACTTTGTACCGGAAATTCTTGCAGAAGCCAGATGGCACAGGGATATTTAGAACATTTTGCCAAAGAAAAAGCCGAAATTTATAGCGCGGGAATTGAAACTCACGGTCTAAACAAAAAAGCGGTGGCGATTATGATAGAAGATGGGATAGATATTTCTCATCACACCAGTAATCATGTAGACGAATATAAAGAAGTGGACTTTGATTTTATAATTACGGTTTGCGATCACGCCAATGAAAACTGCCCGTTTATTCCGTCGAAAAATGCGGTAAGGTTGCATCAAAATTTTAAAGACCCTTCAAAAGTAGAAGGTTCAGAAAAAGAAATTCAGGAAGCTTTTAAAACTACCAGGAATGAAATTAAAACCTGGTGTGAAAAGTTTGTAAATGATAATCTATAA
- a CDS encoding SDR family oxidoreductase gives MEKILIAGSTGQTGKRVIEILNNTEHFKPVAMIRKEEQKQIFDDMDVESIMADLEGDIDHAFKGIDRVIFAAGSGGSTGPDKTTAVDQEGAKKMVDAAKKHNVKKFIMLSAMGTDKPEEGGELEHYLRAKKEADDYLVDSGIVYTIVQPGRLTDDMGLAKVKLALKLKERGEISRDDVAFLLVMCLADPLGKNMAFQALEGQESIKSALIELSQNN, from the coding sequence ATGGAAAAGATATTAATAGCCGGTTCTACCGGACAAACAGGAAAAAGGGTTATTGAAATTTTAAATAATACCGAACATTTTAAACCCGTGGCGATGATTCGTAAAGAGGAGCAAAAGCAAATCTTTGACGATATGGATGTAGAAAGCATTATGGCCGATCTTGAAGGAGATATTGATCACGCTTTTAAAGGAATTGACCGTGTTATTTTTGCTGCAGGTTCTGGCGGAAGTACCGGCCCCGATAAAACCACAGCGGTAGACCAGGAAGGTGCTAAAAAAATGGTTGATGCAGCTAAAAAGCATAACGTAAAGAAATTTATTATGCTTAGCGCAATGGGAACCGATAAACCTGAAGAAGGCGGTGAACTGGAACATTACCTAAGAGCCAAGAAAGAAGCCGATGATTATTTAGTAGACAGCGGGATTGTGTACACAATAGTACAACCGGGCCGACTTACAGACGATATGGGACTTGCTAAAGTGAAATTAGCCCTTAAACTAAAAGAACGAGGAGAAATTTCTCGTGATGATGTAGCTTTCTTACTGGTAATGTGCCTTGCAGATCCATTAGGAAAAAATATGGCATTCCAGGCGCTGGAAGGTCAGGAATCTATTAAATCTGCGCTTATTGAATTAAGCCAGAATAATTAA